In the Selenihalanaerobacter shriftii genome, one interval contains:
- a CDS encoding helix-turn-helix domain-containing protein: MRQSNYIIEREKGKHLKLGARKIIAHLYNKQNKNYSEIAREMNCHRTTISREIKKGLTTFKNADWSDREVYVPEIAQGVY; this comes from the coding sequence ATGCGTCAAAGTAATTATATCATAGAAAGAGAAAAAGGGAAACATTTAAAACTAGGAGCTCGTAAGATTATTGCTCATTTATATAATAAGCAAAATAAAAATTATAGTGAAATAGCCCGAGAAATGAACTGTCATAGGACAACAATAAGCCGAGAAATAAAAAAGGGTTTAACTACTTTTAAAAACGCAGATTGGTCTGATAGAGAAGTTTATGTGCCAGAAATAGCCCAAGGGGTATAT
- the thrS gene encoding threonine--tRNA ligase, whose protein sequence is MSEVNVTLPDGSVLNFPAGTTVKEVAFDIGPRLGKASVAGVINGDKVDLDYPIKDDVDLEIITIDSEEGLEIYRHSIAHIMAQAVKRVFGKDDVELAIGPAIDDGFYYDFDLDENLSDNDIEKIEEEMNKIIKDDLEFKRIELSKEEAIEKMKEMEEDYKVEMLEEFKDDKMTFYRQGDFVDLCRGPHLPSTGKVKAFKLLNVAGAYWRGDENNKMLQRIYGTAFPKKSELEEHLHRLEEAKKRDHRKLGKELDLFSLQEEGPGFPFFHPKGMVIWNQLENFWKEEHSKRGYQQIKTPIILNQQLWKQSGHWDHYQENMYFTEIDEDDYAVKPMNCPGSVLVYKNQMHSYRDFPIRMGELGLVHRHERSGTLHGLMRVRSFTQDDAHIFMLPSQIKDELTEVIDLIDYFYNVFGFKYHVELSTKPEKAMGSDELWEEATDALKDAIVANDLDYTINEGDGAFYGPKIDFHLEDCLGRTWQCGTIQLDFQMPERFDLTYVGEDGEEHRPVMIHRVVFGSLERFIGILIEHFGGAFPNWLAPIQTEIIPITDDHLDYAYEVKEELAEAGIRVEVDARQEKVGYKIRQAQVQQIPYMLIVGDNEVEAKTVSVRERREGDLGEDKVNDFKEKILKEIENKS, encoded by the coding sequence ATGAGTGAAGTAAATGTAACTTTACCTGATGGTTCAGTTTTGAATTTCCCAGCAGGAACTACTGTTAAAGAAGTTGCGTTTGATATTGGTCCTAGACTAGGCAAAGCTTCAGTTGCAGGAGTAATTAATGGAGATAAGGTTGATTTAGACTATCCAATTAAAGATGATGTAGACTTAGAGATAATTACGATTGATTCTGAGGAAGGGCTAGAAATTTATCGACATAGTATTGCTCATATTATGGCACAAGCTGTAAAGCGTGTGTTTGGTAAAGATGATGTAGAATTGGCTATAGGGCCGGCTATTGATGATGGTTTTTATTATGATTTTGATTTAGATGAAAATCTTTCTGACAATGACATAGAGAAGATAGAAGAAGAGATGAATAAGATTATCAAAGATGATTTAGAATTTAAAAGAATTGAATTAAGTAAAGAAGAAGCGATTGAAAAGATGAAAGAGATGGAAGAAGATTATAAAGTAGAAATGTTAGAAGAATTTAAAGATGATAAGATGACATTTTATCGGCAAGGTGATTTTGTAGATCTTTGTCGCGGACCGCACTTGCCTTCTACTGGTAAAGTTAAAGCATTTAAATTATTAAATGTAGCCGGTGCTTATTGGCGTGGAGATGAGAATAATAAGATGTTACAAAGAATATATGGTACTGCTTTTCCTAAGAAGTCAGAATTAGAAGAGCACTTGCATAGGTTAGAAGAGGCTAAAAAGCGTGACCATCGTAAACTAGGAAAAGAACTAGATTTATTTAGTTTACAAGAAGAAGGTCCAGGGTTTCCATTCTTCCATCCAAAAGGAATGGTTATTTGGAATCAATTAGAAAATTTCTGGAAAGAAGAACATAGCAAAAGAGGCTACCAACAGATTAAGACTCCTATTATCTTAAACCAACAGTTATGGAAACAGTCAGGACATTGGGATCATTATCAAGAGAATATGTACTTTACTGAAATAGATGAAGATGATTATGCAGTAAAGCCAATGAATTGCCCAGGGTCTGTATTAGTATATAAGAATCAGATGCATAGTTATCGTGACTTTCCAATTAGAATGGGTGAATTAGGATTAGTACATCGTCATGAAAGATCTGGTACTTTACATGGATTAATGAGAGTAAGGTCTTTTACTCAAGACGATGCCCATATATTTATGTTACCATCGCAAATTAAAGATGAATTAACAGAAGTTATTGATTTAATCGATTACTTCTATAATGTCTTTGGGTTTAAGTATCATGTAGAGTTAAGTACTAAACCAGAAAAGGCTATGGGTTCTGATGAATTATGGGAAGAGGCAACTGATGCTTTAAAAGATGCTATTGTAGCTAATGATTTAGATTATACAATTAATGAAGGAGACGGTGCATTTTATGGACCGAAGATAGATTTTCATCTTGAAGATTGTTTAGGTCGTACTTGGCAGTGTGGAACTATTCAGTTAGATTTCCAAATGCCAGAACGTTTTGATTTAACATATGTTGGTGAAGATGGAGAGGAACATAGACCTGTTATGATTCATCGAGTAGTATTTGGAAGCTTAGAAAGATTCATTGGAATTCTAATTGAACATTTTGGAGGTGCATTCCCTAATTGGTTAGCTCCAATCCAAACTGAAATTATTCCAATTACAGATGACCATTTAGATTATGCTTATGAAGTAAAAGAAGAGCTAGCTGAAGCAGGAATCAGAGTAGAGGTGGATGCGAGACAAGAAAAAGTAGGATATAAGATTAGACAAGCACAAGTTCAACAGATTCCGTATATGTTAATAGTAGGGGATAATGAAGTGGAAGCAAAGACAGTTTCAGTTCGTGAACGGCGTGAAGGTGATTTAGGAGAAGATAAAGTTAATGACTTTAAAGAGAAGATCTTAAAAGAAATAGAAAATAAATCTTAG
- the ytxC gene encoding putative sporulation protein YtxC, whose translation MRNISIVTAFCADQIRDRLSFEKRFLVEEGINVNIDEREQGDLTFFKCNINNIDEFMSNEDISRLNFEELFKDYIISALADIIVNDLEVILIDQIINNQCQDYAQDEQKFIYKLALDKLNLLKEKEDETFLSQMNKKNRIKLELSHYLDINDKIILEGFIRFRLKDYFKELVVAVECAKDDFMMEKEYEEFINLLRYFVDIQEPQVKLVHVVKDSKSGYKLLDDSHEIIQNEYLQGFVLEMVDDELHYEDLLISALITVAPKKIKLHLKEDSDVVETVKNVFNDKVVTCQGCEYCNKASVNKVLESER comes from the coding sequence ATGCGCAATATTTCTATTGTGACTGCATTTTGTGCTGACCAAATTAGAGATAGATTGAGCTTTGAAAAAAGATTCTTAGTTGAAGAGGGTATTAATGTTAATATTGATGAAAGAGAACAGGGGGATTTAACCTTCTTTAAGTGTAATATAAATAATATAGATGAGTTCATGTCAAATGAAGATATTTCTCGGCTAAATTTTGAAGAATTATTTAAAGATTATATTATAAGTGCGCTTGCTGATATAATTGTTAATGATTTAGAAGTAATATTGATTGACCAAATTATTAATAATCAGTGTCAAGATTATGCTCAAGATGAACAAAAGTTCATCTATAAATTGGCTTTAGATAAATTGAATCTATTGAAAGAGAAAGAAGATGAAACATTTCTTTCTCAAATGAATAAGAAGAATAGAATTAAGTTAGAATTAAGTCATTATTTAGATATAAATGATAAAATTATTCTAGAAGGTTTTATTAGGTTTAGATTAAAAGACTACTTTAAAGAGTTAGTAGTTGCTGTAGAGTGTGCTAAAGATGACTTTATGATGGAAAAAGAATATGAAGAATTTATAAACTTATTACGATATTTTGTAGACATTCAAGAACCACAGGTAAAACTAGTCCATGTAGTTAAAGATTCAAAGTCAGGTTATAAGCTATTAGATGATTCTCATGAGATAATTCAAAATGAATATTTACAAGGCTTTGTGTTAGAAATGGTAGATGATGAACTTCATTATGAAGATTTATTGATTAGTGCTTTAATTACAGTAGCTCCAAAGAAGATTAAGTTACATTTAAAAGAAGATAGTGATGTAGTAGAAACAGTAAAAAATGTGTTTAATGATAAAGTAGTGACATGTCAAGGCTGTGAGTATTGTAATAAGGCTTCTGTTAATAAAGTTTTAGAGAGTGAAAGGTAA